From Echinicola jeungdonensis, the proteins below share one genomic window:
- a CDS encoding alpha/beta fold hydrolase translates to MKSSNINGALKEASIYRKKLTSDLPVQEHQVKIGGVLTAYLEGGEGVPLVLLHGPGESSVWWMRSIPFLVQHYKVLVPDFPGHGASDASPKKLDTHFLLNWLDSFISQTCSQKPVLVGHVVGGALAAHYAREYGNKVKGIVLVDSLGLSSFFPAPRFAFEFFRFMMFPSEKSYLRFLPQCLYDIKTLSKVMGKYWQPFLDYNLVNAKNPEKKAAAKAIMGALSGKIPEGQLRKISVPVALIWGRHDKANKLKVAQKASEKYGWPLQIIEETRDDPKLERPEEFAHAIQVAIDQPVLEK, encoded by the coding sequence ATGAAATCTTCAAATATAAACGGGGCCCTCAAAGAGGCCTCCATTTATCGAAAAAAATTAACAAGTGATTTACCCGTCCAGGAACATCAAGTTAAAATTGGAGGGGTGTTGACTGCTTATCTGGAAGGTGGTGAAGGGGTCCCTTTGGTGCTTTTGCACGGCCCGGGGGAATCTTCAGTTTGGTGGATGCGGTCCATTCCGTTTCTGGTTCAACATTATAAAGTCCTTGTGCCGGATTTTCCCGGCCACGGTGCTTCGGATGCCAGTCCCAAAAAATTGGATACCCACTTCCTGCTGAACTGGCTGGACAGCTTTATTTCCCAAACCTGTAGCCAAAAACCGGTCCTTGTGGGGCATGTGGTGGGTGGAGCCCTGGCTGCCCATTATGCCAGGGAATATGGAAACAAGGTTAAGGGAATAGTATTGGTGGACTCCTTAGGACTTTCTTCCTTCTTCCCAGCCCCAAGGTTTGCATTCGAGTTCTTTCGCTTTATGATGTTTCCAAGTGAAAAAAGTTACCTGCGCTTCCTGCCCCAATGCCTTTATGACATCAAAACATTAAGCAAAGTTATGGGCAAATATTGGCAGCCGTTTTTGGATTATAATCTAGTTAATGCCAAAAACCCCGAAAAGAAAGCCGCTGCCAAAGCAATAATGGGGGCCTTAAGTGGCAAAATTCCTGAGGGACAATTGAGAAAAATTTCTGTTCCGGTAGCTCTGATCTGGGGAAGACACGATAAGGCCAACAAGTTAAAAGTGGCACAGAAAGCCAGTGAGAAATATGGATGGCCGCTCCAGATCATTGAAGAAACAAGGGATGATCCCAAGTTGGAAAGGCCCGAGGAATTTGCCCATGCCATCCAGGTTGCCATTGACCAACCGGTTCTGGAAAAATAA